Proteins from a genomic interval of uncultured Desulfuromusa sp.:
- a CDS encoding Ig-like domain-containing protein, translating into MKRFLSIIIPLFALLSCCLLSACGGGGGGDSSATSKTVDDGSSAVVTTLTGKIADGYLRDARVFLDRNNNRTYDNGEPTAQSTTGGAYTLEVNPGEGDLYPIVAQVVAGQTIDEDTGTLVSNGYVLESSPGYWQFVSPLTTLVKLESDKNPSFSHQQAEISVRSQLGIIDSISLFSDYIEARSDGEAVAAEYERTHKAAQIIANLMGSLRVGIAQNLGGLIDDAEQLLVSYMVSDQILLQASLVEQALNNERNLGVAVDVASLTNAMTDAINVDALDPEALALYDQRVQQNFATWDMYPPAVQSQSPPAGDTASIDTVVSLSFDELLDETLLNNSIVELSGPNGPVSGILNYEPESLSLVFTPSQLLLPYSRYQVMVKRGLADTLGNQLGADVTWAFTTIFDQVPPPLPDF; encoded by the coding sequence ATGAAAAGGTTTCTTTCGATAATTATACCTCTGTTTGCCCTTCTTTCCTGCTGTTTGTTGTCAGCGTGTGGGGGCGGAGGAGGAGGGGACTCAAGCGCGACCAGTAAAACCGTCGATGATGGCAGTTCTGCTGTTGTGACGACATTGACAGGAAAAATTGCTGATGGTTATCTCCGCGATGCTCGAGTTTTTCTCGATCGGAATAATAACCGCACTTATGACAATGGTGAGCCGACGGCACAATCTACGACTGGGGGAGCGTATACATTAGAGGTAAATCCCGGCGAGGGGGACTTGTATCCAATTGTTGCTCAAGTTGTGGCAGGACAAACGATTGATGAAGATACTGGAACTTTAGTGTCCAATGGTTATGTCCTGGAATCTTCGCCTGGTTACTGGCAATTTGTCTCCCCTTTAACGACTCTGGTTAAGTTGGAAAGTGATAAAAATCCATCCTTTTCACACCAGCAGGCTGAAATTTCAGTTCGGTCTCAGCTGGGTATCATCGATTCTATTTCGCTTTTTTCTGATTATATTGAGGCCAGAAGTGATGGTGAAGCTGTAGCTGCAGAATACGAGCGCACTCATAAGGCCGCACAAATTATTGCGAATCTTATGGGGAGCCTGCGTGTGGGTATTGCTCAGAACTTAGGTGGGCTTATTGATGATGCTGAACAGTTGCTGGTGTCTTATATGGTGAGCGATCAGATCCTCTTGCAGGCTTCGTTGGTTGAACAAGCCCTTAACAATGAGAGGAACCTGGGGGTGGCTGTCGATGTTGCGTCCTTGACAAACGCAATGACCGACGCCATCAATGTCGATGCCCTGGATCCCGAGGCGTTAGCGTTGTATGACCAAAGGGTGCAGCAAAACTTTGCAACATGGGATATGTATCCTCCTGCAGTCCAGAGTCAATCTCCTCCAGCGGGTGATACTGCTTCAATTGACACGGTTGTTTCTCTGTCCTTTGACGAATTACTCGACGAAACGTTGCTGAACAACAGCATTGTTGAGCTTTCAGGTCCAAATGGTCCGGTGTCCGGTATTTTGAACTACGAGCCTGAATCTCTCAGTTTGGTTTTTACTCCGAGCCAGTTACTTCTGCCCTACAGCCGCTACCAAGTGATGGTGAAGAGGGGGCTGGCTGATACTCTTGGCAATCAATTGGGGGCCGATGTGACTTGGGCGTTTACAACAATTTTTGATCAGGTGCCACCACCGCTACCCGATTTTTGA
- a CDS encoding DUF3422 domain-containing protein, which produces MDNCGEIKYQFHPMRDALYNELHIRPFHMLESPQQVTHLAACCETPDALQRSYDLISELCKRYEVNPPQADAVTFYQNFGNFTINWERHVEFYSLTIMQPAPPQGKPFEYTAVDLLPSDWLKQLPGLMIAAFHMIIDDQQFNYDEHSLSHYFEGHPVMMSSAYGGKTQIHTAFKLHGDGYGRFMICHKGMSNSQTGRLTRRLIDLETYRLLSLLSLPIAKRISPQLLNMDKQMAEILTVVAKLDSASSERQLLEKITQIEAQLETYRAETTQRFSATQAYHQLVKDRLERINEEKIDGYLSIGEFVSRRLNPALRTCESVQTWMENLSKRIERASDLMRTRVNLNLQDQNRSQLSAMNRRSRLQFRLQETVEGLSIAAISYYAIGLLSYLFKGLPLKQWGLDSNMLLACSIPVVLLTIWFITRRIKRRLIQDQNTSNEAEG; this is translated from the coding sequence ATGGATAACTGCGGTGAGATTAAATATCAGTTCCACCCCATGCGCGACGCCCTGTATAACGAGTTGCACATCAGGCCTTTTCATATGCTGGAGTCGCCCCAGCAAGTCACCCATTTAGCCGCCTGCTGTGAGACCCCGGACGCTCTGCAAAGATCTTATGATCTCATCTCTGAACTCTGTAAACGCTATGAAGTGAATCCGCCCCAAGCCGATGCAGTCACTTTCTATCAAAACTTTGGAAACTTCACCATCAACTGGGAAAGACATGTAGAGTTTTACTCGTTGACAATTATGCAGCCGGCTCCTCCCCAGGGAAAGCCATTTGAATACACTGCGGTTGACTTACTCCCGTCAGACTGGCTGAAACAACTCCCAGGGCTTATGATCGCGGCTTTTCACATGATTATTGACGATCAACAATTCAATTATGATGAGCATTCTCTTTCTCACTATTTCGAAGGTCATCCAGTGATGATGAGTAGTGCCTATGGTGGCAAAACTCAAATTCATACAGCATTTAAACTTCATGGCGATGGCTATGGTCGGTTCATGATTTGCCACAAGGGAATGAGTAATTCACAGACCGGCCGGTTGACCAGACGCTTGATTGATCTGGAAACATACCGGCTATTATCCTTACTTTCATTGCCGATCGCCAAAAGAATTTCTCCACAGCTCCTTAATATGGACAAACAAATGGCTGAAATCCTCACTGTTGTTGCCAAACTCGACAGCGCCAGCAGTGAACGGCAGCTGCTTGAAAAAATTACACAGATAGAGGCTCAGCTGGAAACATATCGCGCTGAAACCACCCAGCGATTTTCAGCGACACAAGCCTATCATCAACTGGTTAAAGACCGCCTTGAACGAATCAATGAAGAAAAAATTGATGGATACCTGTCAATAGGAGAGTTTGTCAGTCGCAGGCTGAACCCGGCACTAAGAACCTGCGAATCGGTACAAACGTGGATGGAGAACCTCTCCAAGAGGATTGAACGCGCAAGCGACTTGATGAGAACCAGAGTTAATCTCAACCTTCAGGATCAGAACCGCTCTCAGCTTTCTGCCATGAACCGACGCAGTCGTCTGCAATTCCGCCTGCAAGAAACGGTTGAGGGCTTGTCCATTGCAGCGATCAGTTATTATGCCATCGGTCTTCTCAGCTACTTATTCAAAGGATTGCCACTCAAACAATGGGGTTTAGACAGCAATATGTTACTGGCCTGCTCCATCCCGGTTGTTTTATTAACGATCTGGTTTATTACTCGCAGAATCAAGCGGCGGCTGATCCAGGATCAGAACACAAGCAATGAAGCAGAAGGTTAA
- a CDS encoding GMP reductase, whose amino-acid sequence MRIESDLKLGFKDVLVRPKRSTLRSRSQVNLERTFSFLHSQKEWTGTPVIAANMDTVGTFELAKVLANFGLLTAIHKHYNLQEWQNFLGQQNDSIYQRIMVSTGTADADFSHLKNILSQHPKLEFICIDVANGYAESFVDFVKLCRENFPDKTIVAGNVVTGEMVEELILSGADIIKVGIGPGSVCTTRVKTGVGYPQLSAVIECADAAHGLGGRIISDGGCVNAGDVAKAFGGGADFVMLGGMFAGHDESGGQLIERNGQQFKKFYGMSSETAMEQHAGGVAEYRASEGKTVEVPYRGAIATTVKDILGGIRSTCTYVGASALKELTKRTTFIRVQEQENKTFS is encoded by the coding sequence ATGCGTATAGAATCTGATTTAAAACTCGGCTTTAAAGATGTCCTCGTCCGCCCCAAACGCTCCACCTTGAGAAGCCGTTCTCAAGTCAATCTGGAAAGGACTTTTTCTTTTTTACACAGTCAGAAGGAGTGGACAGGCACTCCAGTCATTGCAGCCAATATGGATACGGTCGGAACCTTCGAACTGGCAAAAGTCCTCGCAAATTTCGGACTTTTGACCGCAATACATAAACACTACAACCTTCAGGAATGGCAAAATTTCCTTGGCCAGCAAAATGATTCAATTTATCAACGAATTATGGTCAGTACCGGGACCGCCGATGCCGATTTCAGCCATCTGAAAAACATTCTTTCACAACACCCAAAACTCGAATTCATCTGTATTGACGTCGCCAACGGTTACGCTGAATCCTTTGTCGACTTCGTTAAGCTTTGCCGCGAAAACTTTCCAGACAAAACAATCGTGGCCGGCAATGTGGTGACCGGTGAGATGGTAGAGGAGTTAATCCTCTCTGGAGCCGATATTATCAAAGTTGGTATCGGACCAGGCTCTGTCTGCACAACACGAGTCAAAACAGGAGTTGGATACCCTCAGCTTTCAGCAGTCATTGAATGCGCAGATGCCGCTCACGGGCTGGGTGGTCGCATCATTTCAGATGGTGGCTGTGTCAATGCCGGAGATGTCGCTAAAGCCTTTGGTGGTGGTGCTGATTTTGTCATGCTGGGGGGGATGTTTGCTGGTCATGATGAAAGTGGTGGCCAATTAATTGAGAGGAATGGGCAACAGTTTAAGAAATTTTATGGCATGAGCTCAGAAACCGCCATGGAACAGCATGCCGGAGGGGTGGCCGAATATCGAGCGTCTGAGGGGAAAACCGTAGAGGTTCCTTATCGAGGGGCCATCGCAACAACAGTGAAAGACATTCTCGGTGGTATCCGCTCTACTTGTACCTATGTGGGAGCGTCAGCCCTCAAGGAACTGACCAAACGCACAACTTTCATTCGCGTTCAGGAACAGGAAAATAAAACATTTTCATAA